Proteins from one Bdellovibrio svalbardensis genomic window:
- a CDS encoding DUF6691 family protein — MKQQKHFQILAAFVVGLLFAIGLGISGMTQPQKVIGFLQLTKDWDPSLMFVMIGAIPVHALAYRLIRGRKSPLFDMKFHVPQSREITKPLIVGSALFGFGWALGGFCPGPGLASLGAGAPSAILFVIFLVAGMVLQRLYQKVAAKAAVRRSQLKPL, encoded by the coding sequence ATGAAACAACAAAAACATTTTCAAATTTTAGCAGCGTTCGTGGTTGGACTTTTATTTGCGATCGGACTTGGGATCTCTGGTATGACTCAGCCTCAAAAAGTCATTGGCTTCCTTCAGCTCACCAAAGACTGGGATCCATCACTGATGTTTGTGATGATCGGTGCGATTCCGGTACATGCTTTGGCTTATCGTTTGATTCGCGGTCGTAAGAGTCCTTTGTTTGATATGAAATTCCATGTTCCGCAATCTCGTGAAATCACCAAACCCTTGATTGTCGGCAGCGCGCTTTTTGGTTTTGGTTGGGCGTTGGGAGGATTCTGTCCTGGGCCGGGCTTGGCTTCTTTGGGAGCGGGGGCACCAAGTGCGATTTTGTTTGTGATCTTTTTGGTGGCGGGAATGGTTTTGCAACGCCTCTATCAGAAAGTTGCAGCTAAAGCTGCAGTCAGAAGGTCACAGCTAAAACCGCTGTGA